Below is a window of Pseudoalteromonas undina DNA.
TAAAACTATGTTATTACTTGGTATTGCTATTGCGGGTTTAGTTTTTGGACTATTCTCGCTGCTTTTAATTGTGATGTTTAAAAAGCGCTATGCGAGTGAGCTTGGCGCGCAATTACAACAGTTTAAAGATTCATCAGAGCAGATTAATATTTTACGTAGCGAAGTGTCAGAGTTGCGAACCGGTTTACTGAGTATTGGTAAGCGTGTGCTTGAGGTAGAACAACAAAACCAAGAGCTGATACAGCAACAAGCAGCTCAAAAATACGATGACCCCGATGCTAAAAT
It encodes the following:
- a CDS encoding DUF2802 domain-containing protein → MLLLGIAIAGLVFGLFSLLLIVMFKKRYASELGAQLQQFKDSSEQINILRSEVSELRTGLLSIGKRVLEVEQQNQELIQQQAAQKYDDPDAKIYSRAVKMVELGADLDEVIRECELPRAEAELLFSLHKQKGA